One window from the genome of Acinetobacter sp. ANC 7912 encodes:
- the aceE gene encoding pyruvate dehydrogenase (acetyl-transferring), homodimeric type — MAFYGDTDAQETQEWQDAFDSVLQHMGTERAAFLLEKLYQRAIAKHVPIQRLNTPYLNTISVEEQPPMPGDQDMERRIRALIRWNALAMVLRANKTGDDLGGHLASFASSATLYDVGFNHFFRANNENFGGDLIYYQGHCAPGIYARSFLEGRLTEEHLNNFRREVGGKGLPSYPHPYLMPDYWQFPTVSMGLGPIMSIYQAHIQKYLMNRGLIKEEDRKVWAYLGDGEMDEPESLGAISLAGREKLDNLIWVVNCNLQRLDGPVRGNGKIIQELESLFRGAGWRVIKVIWGRHWDPLLAKDESGALKAVMEEAVDGDYQRYQVKGGAYARAHFFGKYPEAEALVKDLSDEDIDNLNRGGHDPYKVFAAYAEATKANGQPTVILAKTVKGYGLSDEIEAVNKTHQIKKMQLESLKYVRNRFNLPFTDEQLEEIPFYRPSENSPEIKYMKARREALGGYLPARRKESEALPIPELSIFDSVLKGSNGKEQSTTMVMVRLISALLKEKAIKDRVVPIVPDEARTFGLEGMFRQLGIYAAHGQKYTPEDQEQLMHYREAKDGHMLQEGINEAGAMSAWAALGTSYSTNNLPMIPMYMYYSMFGFQRIGDIAWAAGDAQAQGFLLGATAGRTTLNGEGLQHQDGHSHILANTIPNCVSYDPCFGYELAVIVHDGLKRMYVDQERVFYYLTLMNENYEHPAMPQGVEEGIKRGMYLLEEDEKATVQLLGSGVILREVIKAAKILREEYQIHANVFSVTSFNELARDGMACEEYNRLHPLAEETKEPWVSQQLRGKEGIVVSATDHIRAYSEQIRAYLPDSRPFVALGTDGYGRSDTRANLRSYFGVDAAHIVVATLKKLADEGEVDPRLVKDAISSFELDTDRPVAWAPQATPELHAVADYKEEN, encoded by the coding sequence ATGGCGTTTTATGGTGATACAGACGCGCAAGAAACTCAGGAATGGCAGGACGCATTTGACTCAGTTTTGCAGCATATGGGCACAGAGCGTGCGGCTTTTTTATTGGAAAAACTTTATCAGCGTGCAATTGCTAAGCATGTTCCCATTCAGCGTTTAAATACTCCTTACTTAAATACGATTTCTGTTGAAGAGCAACCGCCAATGCCAGGTGACCAGGATATGGAGCGCCGTATTCGCGCCCTGATCCGCTGGAATGCCTTGGCGATGGTGCTACGTGCCAACAAGACTGGCGATGACTTGGGTGGTCACTTGGCCAGCTTCGCATCTTCAGCAACCCTATATGACGTGGGCTTTAACCATTTCTTCCGTGCTAATAATGAAAACTTTGGCGGTGACCTGATTTATTACCAAGGTCACTGTGCACCGGGAATCTATGCCCGTTCTTTCCTGGAAGGTCGTTTGACCGAAGAGCACCTGAATAACTTCCGTCGTGAAGTCGGTGGCAAAGGTCTGCCTTCCTATCCACACCCATACTTGATGCCGGACTACTGGCAGTTCCCGACCGTCTCCATGGGTCTGGGACCAATCATGTCGATTTATCAAGCCCACATCCAGAAATACCTGATGAACCGTGGCTTGATCAAAGAAGAAGACCGTAAAGTCTGGGCTTACCTCGGTGATGGTGAGATGGACGAGCCGGAAAGCTTGGGAGCAATCTCTCTTGCTGGTCGTGAAAAACTGGATAATCTGATCTGGGTGGTGAACTGTAACCTGCAACGTCTGGACGGTCCGGTACGTGGTAACGGCAAAATCATTCAGGAACTTGAATCGCTATTCCGTGGTGCAGGCTGGCGCGTGATTAAAGTGATCTGGGGCCGTCATTGGGATCCACTTTTGGCTAAAGACGAATCCGGCGCTTTAAAAGCCGTGATGGAAGAAGCGGTGGATGGTGATTACCAGCGTTATCAAGTGAAAGGTGGTGCTTATGCACGTGCGCACTTCTTCGGTAAATACCCAGAAGCGGAAGCCTTGGTGAAAGACCTGAGCGACGAAGATATTGATAACCTGAACCGTGGTGGTCACGACCCGTATAAAGTCTTTGCAGCTTATGCGGAAGCAACTAAAGCCAATGGTCAGCCAACTGTAATCCTGGCAAAAACCGTAAAAGGTTATGGTTTGTCTGATGAGATTGAAGCGGTCAACAAAACCCACCAGATCAAGAAAATGCAGCTGGAATCGCTAAAATACGTACGTAACCGTTTCAATCTGCCATTTACCGATGAGCAGCTGGAAGAAATTCCATTCTACCGCCCAAGCGAAAACTCGCCTGAAATTAAATATATGAAGGCACGTCGTGAAGCACTGGGTGGTTACCTGCCAGCACGCCGTAAAGAAAGCGAAGCATTGCCGATCCCAGAGCTGTCTATTTTTGACAGCGTACTGAAAGGTTCCAATGGTAAAGAGCAATCGACCACTATGGTGATGGTGCGTCTGATCTCAGCCTTGCTGAAAGAAAAAGCCATCAAGGATCGCGTAGTACCAATTGTACCGGATGAAGCGCGTACTTTCGGTTTGGAAGGCATGTTCCGCCAGCTGGGCATTTATGCCGCACACGGTCAGAAATATACCCCTGAAGACCAGGAACAGCTGATGCATTACCGTGAAGCCAAAGATGGTCACATGCTGCAGGAAGGGATTAACGAAGCGGGTGCGATGAGTGCCTGGGCGGCGTTGGGTACCAGTTATTCAACCAATAATCTGCCAATGATCCCGATGTACATGTACTACTCGATGTTCGGCTTCCAGCGTATTGGTGATATCGCATGGGCTGCGGGTGATGCACAGGCGCAAGGTTTCTTACTGGGTGCAACCGCTGGTCGTACTACCCTTAACGGTGAAGGTTTACAGCACCAAGATGGTCATTCACATATCTTGGCAAATACCATTCCAAACTGTGTGTCTTATGACCCATGCTTTGGTTACGAACTAGCAGTGATCGTACATGATGGTCTGAAACGCATGTATGTCGATCAGGAACGCGTGTTCTATTACCTGACCCTGATGAATGAAAACTATGAGCATCCAGCAATGCCACAAGGCGTTGAGGAAGGCATCAAGCGTGGTATGTACCTGCTGGAAGAAGATGAAAAGGCAACTGTTCAGCTACTGGGTTCAGGTGTGATTCTGCGTGAAGTGATCAAGGCAGCGAAAATCCTGCGTGAAGAGTATCAAATCCACGCCAACGTCTTCAGCGTCACCAGCTTCAACGAACTGGCGCGTGACGGTATGGCATGTGAAGAATACAATCGACTGCATCCATTGGCTGAAGAAACTAAAGAGCCATGGGTATCGCAACAGTTACGCGGTAAAGAAGGGATTGTAGTATCAGCTACTGATCACATACGCGCTTATAGCGAACAGATTCGTGCTTACCTACCAGACAGTCGTCCATTCGTCGCGCTGGGTACTGACGGTTATGGCCGTTCCGATACCCGTGCTAACCTGCGTAGCTACTTCGGTGTTGATGCAGCACATATCGTAGTAGCAACTCTGAAGAAACTGGCAGATGAAGGCGAAGTAGATCCACGTTTGGTTAAAGATGCGATCTCTAGCTTCGAGCTGGATACTGACCGCCCAGTGGCATGGGCACCACAGGCAACACCAGAACTGCACGCTGTTGCTGACTACAAGGAGGAGAACTAA
- a CDS encoding TMEM165/GDT1 family protein, with protein MYEFLLSTSIVALAEMGDKTQLLALLLAARFRKPVPILVAILLATIINHGLSAALGQWITTVISPDILLWVVSIGFIAMAIWMLIPDELGDESSSINKWQKLGVFGATFILFFLAEIGDKTQIATVALAARFDSVLWVMMGTTVGMMIANAPAVFIGDKLANRLPISLIHKIGALIFLLIGVGTLLKHYYF; from the coding sequence ATGTACGAATTCCTGCTTTCCACGTCTATCGTTGCCCTGGCTGAAATGGGGGATAAAACCCAGCTTCTGGCTTTGCTGTTGGCTGCACGTTTTAGAAAACCTGTTCCGATTCTGGTTGCGATCCTGTTAGCCACCATCATTAACCATGGTTTGTCTGCAGCTTTGGGTCAATGGATCACGACGGTTATCAGCCCGGATATTCTGTTGTGGGTGGTATCGATCGGCTTTATTGCCATGGCGATCTGGATGCTGATTCCGGATGAACTGGGTGATGAATCATCAAGCATCAATAAATGGCAGAAACTCGGTGTATTTGGTGCGACTTTCATTCTGTTCTTCCTGGCGGAAATCGGGGATAAAACCCAGATCGCAACCGTGGCATTAGCGGCGCGTTTTGACAGTGTACTCTGGGTGATGATGGGAACTACGGTCGGCATGATGATTGCCAATGCTCCTGCGGTATTTATTGGTGACAAGCTGGCAAATCGTCTGCCAATTTCCTTGATTCATAAAATTGGTGCGCTGATCTTCCTGCTGATTGGTGTGGGTACATTGCTAAAACATTATTATTTCTAA
- a CDS encoding YkgJ family cysteine cluster protein, with protein MLSQVPTQDACLSCGACCAYFRVSFYWAEGIPMPENYTEPLTPVYSCMAGTNQKNPRCIALQGTIGEQVSCGMYELRSSSCKEVQIADAQCNKARMAHNMVPFIQIEADEAENDDNFERVS; from the coding sequence ATGTTGTCTCAAGTTCCAACACAGGATGCATGTTTAAGTTGTGGTGCATGTTGCGCCTATTTCCGGGTTTCGTTCTATTGGGCAGAGGGAATTCCCATGCCAGAAAACTATACCGAACCACTCACCCCGGTCTATTCATGCATGGCAGGTACCAACCAGAAAAATCCGCGTTGTATTGCCCTGCAAGGAACCATTGGGGAACAGGTCAGTTGCGGCATGTATGAGCTACGCAGCTCATCCTGCAAGGAAGTGCAGATCGCGGATGCGCAGTGTAACAAGGCGCGTATGGCTCACAATATGGTGCCATTTATCCAGATTGAAGCTGATGAAGCAGAAAATGACGATAACTTTGAACGCGTCAGCTAG
- a CDS encoding M23 family metallopeptidase — protein sequence MHFRRILLAFSLSASAASVAFADLVELGSENGSVDRLEQLTRTLAQGSYTNSDDIYIPAETKLNVQLREKPVELNNATIEKKYGSSKSTSYKSSSSFSSSPYSWLVAHPLPDMKRVSSNYGGRTMNGRAENHSGLDLSAPSGTPIYATGPGIVTKSGWGTGYGQYIEINHGNGYLTRYAHASRLIARVGDRVEAGEHIANVGCTGRCTGPHLHYEVVKDGQRKNPSTYLAMLP from the coding sequence ATGCATTTTCGACGTATTTTATTGGCATTTTCCCTGTCAGCGTCCGCAGCTTCAGTCGCGTTTGCCGACCTGGTGGAGTTAGGTTCGGAAAATGGTTCAGTTGATCGTCTAGAGCAGCTGACACGGACTTTGGCGCAGGGCTCTTATACGAATTCAGACGATATTTATATCCCTGCCGAGACGAAGCTTAATGTCCAGCTTCGTGAAAAGCCAGTAGAGCTAAATAACGCAACGATCGAAAAAAAATACGGCTCTTCAAAATCTACCTCTTATAAGTCTTCTTCCAGTTTCTCTTCTTCTCCATACTCTTGGTTAGTTGCTCATCCCCTTCCAGATATGAAACGTGTCAGCTCTAACTACGGTGGCCGTACCATGAATGGTCGTGCTGAGAACCATTCTGGCCTGGATTTGTCTGCACCAAGTGGTACACCGATTTATGCAACTGGCCCAGGGATCGTGACCAAATCTGGCTGGGGCACAGGTTATGGCCAATATATCGAAATTAATCACGGTAATGGTTACCTGACCCGCTATGCACATGCTTCACGTCTGATTGCCCGTGTCGGCGATCGTGTAGAAGCAGGTGAACACATTGCCAATGTGGGTTGTACTGGTCGTTGTACTGGTCCACACTTGCATTACGAAGTAGTAAAAGACGGTCAACGTAAAAATCCATCAACTTATCTAGCAATGTTGCCTTAA
- a CDS encoding DciA family protein, whose translation MSEPVNVFQQTRKHIKTGNFSFLSSQVAAWQKLTKLVQPLLPQPEQWQVVCYQNGVLTLTGENQAMISQLAYLQKQYVSQLSQIHELKDLTKIQVCLRNPSKTPLVTEKSERVLSLETREMLRSAADFINDPKLSQALLRLASNKK comes from the coding sequence ATGTCTGAACCTGTCAACGTTTTTCAACAAACAAGAAAACACATAAAAACAGGAAACTTCTCGTTTCTCTCATCACAAGTTGCTGCGTGGCAGAAACTTACAAAACTCGTCCAACCGTTGCTGCCCCAACCGGAGCAATGGCAGGTGGTCTGTTATCAAAACGGTGTGTTAACGCTTACTGGTGAAAATCAGGCCATGATTTCTCAATTGGCATATTTGCAAAAGCAATACGTTTCACAACTCTCTCAAATTCATGAATTAAAGGACCTGACCAAAATCCAAGTATGTTTACGAAATCCTTCCAAAACACCCTTGGTTACAGAAAAGTCCGAAAGAGTATTAAGTCTAGAAACACGCGAGATGCTTCGCAGTGCTGCTGACTTTATTAATGACCCTAAGCTTAGCCAAGCTTTACTACGTTTGGCAAGCAATAAAAAATAA
- a CDS encoding MBL fold metallo-hydrolase has protein sequence MDNKTSSYILFDNGEHKCIVFTSLVKGEGIQANQFLIINDREGAVIDPGGDLTYSPLTFELLKYIPLNRIRYVFGSHQDPDIITSMPRWLMHTQASIVASKLWARFLPHLNSAFTSGKMTGNWEDRLIELPDEGMSVPIGQSELCCIPAHFLHSVGNFQFYDPISKVLFSGDLGASVVGDPQTPVTDMEAHLRSMRGFHQRYMCSNRILRYWVEMVREMDIDMIVPQHGAPFVGREPIEQFLDWLWHLECGVDLIEPRIYRCPKTRLAVA, from the coding sequence ATGGATAATAAGACCAGTTCCTATATTTTATTTGATAACGGTGAACATAAGTGCATTGTCTTTACCAGTCTGGTTAAAGGCGAGGGCATTCAGGCCAATCAGTTTCTGATCATTAATGACCGTGAAGGTGCAGTGATTGATCCGGGCGGTGATCTGACCTATTCACCGCTGACCTTTGAACTGCTGAAATATATTCCTTTGAATCGGATTCGCTATGTGTTTGGTTCGCATCAGGATCCTGACATTATCACTTCGATGCCACGCTGGCTGATGCATACTCAGGCCAGCATCGTGGCATCCAAACTTTGGGCGCGTTTCCTGCCGCATCTAAACTCGGCTTTTACCAGTGGAAAAATGACTGGGAACTGGGAAGACAGGCTGATTGAACTGCCAGATGAAGGCATGAGTGTGCCGATTGGCCAGTCAGAACTATGTTGTATCCCAGCGCATTTCCTTCATTCAGTCGGTAATTTCCAGTTTTATGATCCAATTTCCAAAGTCCTGTTTTCTGGTGACCTCGGTGCATCCGTCGTAGGTGACCCACAGACGCCGGTGACGGATATGGAGGCACATTTACGCAGTATGCGTGGTTTTCATCAACGCTATATGTGCTCGAATCGCATCTTGAGATATTGGGTGGAAATGGTTCGGGAAATGGATATCGACATGATCGTTCCGCAGCATGGCGCACCATTTGTCGGGCGTGAGCCGATTGAGCAGTTCCTGGACTGGCTCTGGCATCTGGAATGTGGTGTCGACCTGATTGAGCCGCGGATTTATCGTTGTCCGAAAACCAGGTTGGCTGTGGCTTAA
- a CDS encoding 2-oxo acid dehydrogenase subunit E2 — protein MQITTPDIGVDKATVAEILVNVGDIIAVDDSIVLLESDKASVEVPSTSAGVVKSILINQGDEVSEGTVLIELQAEDDANAVETQQASAADKTSENTPTSLPDDEILQEVAAHQPGAASQSAASAVHGGASATVEVQVPDIGVEKALVGEILVQVGDEIEVDQSIVVVESDKATVEVPSTVAGTVEAIQIKEGDTVKEGVVLLTVKTAGAAPAAQPAAAPQTEQVSAPAAPEAKAENVAPAPSAPAGDMEVKVPDLGVDKAAVAEILVQVGDKVEKDQSIIVVESDKATVEVPSTVAGTIKAIHVELGQSVSEGVVLITVEAEGQAASAPTPVAKAEAPAPKATPAPAAVAAVPAVHGADKLTKEQNAANAKVYAGPAVRKLARELGVVLSDVKASGPHARLMKEDLFAYVKNRLTAPQAAPTPAAVAAPAGLPKLPSFDAFGGVEEKALSRLQQVSIPQLSLNNYIPQVTQFDAADITELEAWRNELKGNFKKEGISLTIMAFIIKAVAYLLKEEREFAGHLADDGKSVLLRKEIHMGIAVATPDGLTVPVLRNPDQKSIKQIAVELGELGQKARDKKLTPKDLQGANFTISSLGAIGGTAFTPLVNWPQVAILGISPATMQPVWNGESFDPRLMLPLSLSYDHRVINGADAARFTNKLTKLLKDIRTLLI, from the coding sequence ATGCAAATTACGACTCCTGATATTGGTGTAGATAAGGCCACTGTTGCTGAAATTCTGGTCAACGTGGGGGATATCATCGCGGTGGATGATAGCATCGTGCTGCTGGAATCGGACAAAGCCTCTGTTGAAGTGCCAAGCACTTCAGCAGGTGTGGTAAAAAGTATCCTGATCAATCAGGGTGATGAAGTTTCTGAAGGAACAGTGCTGATTGAGCTGCAGGCTGAAGATGACGCGAATGCGGTAGAAACCCAGCAAGCTAGTGCTGCTGACAAAACGTCTGAAAATACCCCAACTTCACTGCCAGATGATGAAATTTTGCAGGAAGTGGCTGCTCATCAGCCAGGTGCAGCTTCACAAAGCGCGGCATCTGCTGTTCATGGCGGTGCTTCTGCAACTGTAGAAGTACAAGTACCTGATATCGGCGTAGAAAAAGCACTGGTGGGTGAAATTCTGGTACAGGTTGGCGATGAAATCGAAGTTGATCAAAGCATCGTAGTGGTGGAATCGGACAAGGCGACTGTCGAAGTGCCGAGTACAGTTGCCGGTACGGTTGAAGCGATCCAGATTAAAGAAGGAGATACCGTCAAAGAAGGCGTGGTTTTGTTGACCGTGAAAACTGCTGGTGCTGCACCAGCAGCTCAACCGGCTGCAGCGCCTCAGACTGAACAGGTATCTGCACCAGCTGCTCCTGAAGCTAAAGCCGAAAATGTAGCGCCAGCACCTTCTGCTCCAGCCGGTGATATGGAAGTCAAAGTTCCTGATCTGGGTGTCGATAAAGCTGCGGTTGCTGAAATTCTGGTTCAGGTCGGTGACAAGGTCGAAAAAGACCAGAGCATCATCGTGGTGGAATCAGACAAAGCAACGGTTGAAGTGCCAAGCACGGTTGCGGGTACTATCAAAGCGATTCATGTTGAGCTGGGTCAAAGCGTGTCAGAAGGCGTTGTCCTGATTACAGTTGAGGCTGAAGGCCAGGCTGCTTCCGCTCCAACTCCAGTAGCCAAGGCAGAAGCGCCGGCGCCTAAAGCGACTCCTGCGCCAGCAGCTGTAGCAGCGGTACCTGCAGTGCATGGTGCAGACAAGCTGACCAAAGAGCAAAATGCCGCCAATGCCAAAGTGTATGCTGGTCCTGCAGTCCGTAAACTGGCACGTGAACTCGGTGTGGTACTGTCTGATGTGAAAGCATCTGGTCCGCATGCACGTCTGATGAAAGAAGACCTGTTCGCTTATGTGAAAAATCGTCTGACAGCTCCTCAGGCTGCTCCTACACCAGCAGCAGTTGCTGCACCGGCAGGTCTGCCAAAACTGCCAAGCTTCGATGCCTTTGGTGGGGTAGAAGAGAAAGCACTGAGCCGTCTGCAACAGGTTTCTATTCCGCAGTTATCTTTAAACAACTACATTCCACAAGTGACCCAGTTTGATGCTGCAGACATCACTGAACTGGAAGCATGGCGGAATGAATTGAAAGGCAACTTCAAGAAAGAGGGCATCAGCCTGACCATTATGGCCTTTATCATCAAGGCGGTCGCTTATCTGTTAAAAGAAGAGCGCGAGTTTGCCGGTCACCTGGCAGATGATGGTAAATCGGTACTGCTGCGTAAAGAAATCCATATGGGCATCGCCGTGGCAACGCCGGATGGTTTGACTGTACCAGTTTTACGTAATCCGGATCAGAAATCCATCAAGCAGATCGCGGTTGAACTGGGTGAACTGGGCCAGAAAGCGCGTGACAAGAAACTGACACCGAAAGACCTGCAAGGTGCCAACTTCACCATTTCCAGCCTGGGTGCGATTGGCGGTACTGCCTTTACGCCGCTAGTCAACTGGCCACAAGTGGCGATCCTCGGTATTTCTCCAGCAACCATGCAACCCGTATGGAATGGTGAAAGCTTTGATCCACGCCTGATGTTGCCGTTGTCGCTATCTTATGACCACCGTGTAATTAATGGTGCCGATGCAGCACGTTTCACCAATAAGCTGACCAAGCTGTTGAAAGACATCCGTACTTTATTGATCTGA
- a CDS encoding MBL fold metallo-hydrolase, with protein sequence MAFERTTSQVLFDDGTHKCISFTSLVKGEGVQANQFLILDNNRAAVLDPGGDLTYVPLTMELNKYTRLANLDYVMASHQDPDIITSMPRWLVYTDAKVVASKLWARFLPHLNSAFMSDRMKGNWLDRLVELPDHGQIIKLGNSDIIAIPAHFLHSVGNFQFYDPIAKILFSGDMGASMVEDASRPLENFAAHIPKMKAFHQRYMCNNKVIRLWVQMVRTMDVEMIVPQHGTPFVGKEQIDQFLDWIETLECGTDLMDETIFTCPE encoded by the coding sequence ATGGCTTTTGAACGCACCACATCACAAGTTTTATTTGATGATGGCACACATAAATGCATCAGTTTTACCAGTCTGGTAAAAGGCGAAGGCGTTCAGGCCAACCAGTTTCTGATTCTGGATAATAACCGTGCAGCAGTACTGGATCCGGGTGGTGACTTGACCTATGTGCCGCTGACCATGGAGCTGAACAAATATACACGTCTGGCCAATCTAGACTATGTCATGGCTTCACATCAGGACCCAGACATTATCACTTCAATGCCACGTTGGCTGGTGTATACCGATGCCAAAGTAGTGGCGTCCAAGCTGTGGGCACGCTTCCTACCACATTTGAACTCAGCCTTTATGAGTGACCGTATGAAGGGGAACTGGCTGGATCGTTTGGTCGAGCTGCCAGACCATGGCCAGATCATCAAGCTGGGCAATTCCGACATCATCGCGATTCCAGCACACTTTCTACATTCGGTGGGTAACTTCCAGTTCTATGACCCAATCGCGAAAATCCTGTTTTCAGGTGACATGGGGGCTTCCATGGTTGAGGATGCCTCACGTCCACTGGAAAACTTTGCTGCGCATATTCCGAAGATGAAAGCGTTCCACCAGCGCTATATGTGCAATAACAAGGTGATTCGCCTGTGGGTGCAAATGGTACGCACCATGGATGTGGAAATGATCGTGCCACAGCACGGTACACCGTTTGTGGGCAAGGAACAGATTGACCAGTTCCTGGACTGGATTGAAACGCTGGAATGCGGTACTGATTTGATGGATGAAACCATCTTTACCTGCCCAGAATAA
- the guaB gene encoding IMP dehydrogenase, whose translation MLTIVQDALTFDDVLLLPAYSTVLPKDVSLKTRLTRGINLNIPLVSAAMDTVTESRMAIAMAQNGGIGILHKNMDIAAQAAEVRRVKKFESGIVKDPITVTPETTVRELIALTQANNISGVPVVKDGKVVGIVTGRDTRFETNLEQPVSNIMTGQDRLVTVREGESKENIQALLQKHRIEKVLVVNDNQELKGLITVTDFRKAENYPNSCKDDLGRLRVGAAVGTGAETPSRVEALVEAGVDVIVVDTAHGHSAGVIERVRWVKQNYPQVQVIGGNIATGDAALALLDAGADAVKVGIGPGSICTTRIVAGIGMPQISAIDSVANALKEQIPLIADGGIRFSGDMAKAIGAGASTIMVGSLMAGTEEAPGEVEFFQGRYYKAYRGMGSLGAMAGATGSADRYFQDSKAGAEKLVPEGIEGRVPYKGPMGNIVHQMMGGLRSAMGYTGSATIDDLRQNAKFVKITSAGMSESHVHDVTITKEAPNYRMG comes from the coding sequence ATGTTGACCATCGTTCAAGACGCGTTAACCTTCGATGATGTCCTATTACTCCCTGCCTACTCTACTGTCCTCCCAAAAGATGTCTCTCTAAAGACACGCCTGACTCGCGGCATTAACCTGAATATTCCTCTTGTGTCTGCAGCTATGGATACGGTGACTGAATCCCGTATGGCAATCGCTATGGCACAAAATGGCGGTATCGGTATCCTGCATAAGAACATGGATATTGCTGCACAGGCTGCAGAAGTACGCCGTGTGAAGAAATTCGAATCAGGTATCGTAAAAGATCCGATTACAGTAACCCCTGAAACAACTGTACGTGAGCTGATTGCGCTGACTCAGGCGAACAACATCAGCGGTGTGCCAGTAGTGAAAGACGGTAAAGTAGTGGGTATCGTGACAGGTCGTGATACACGCTTTGAGACCAATCTTGAGCAGCCAGTGAGCAACATCATGACTGGTCAGGATCGTCTGGTAACAGTACGTGAGGGTGAATCGAAAGAAAACATCCAGGCGTTACTGCAAAAACACCGTATTGAAAAAGTGCTGGTTGTGAATGACAACCAGGAACTGAAAGGTTTAATTACCGTTACTGATTTCCGCAAAGCTGAAAACTATCCAAACAGCTGTAAAGATGACCTTGGCCGCCTGCGCGTAGGTGCTGCTGTAGGTACGGGTGCTGAAACTCCAAGCCGTGTAGAAGCGCTGGTTGAAGCGGGTGTGGATGTGATCGTAGTAGATACTGCACACGGTCATTCTGCTGGTGTGATCGAGCGTGTACGTTGGGTTAAACAAAACTACCCACAAGTGCAAGTGATTGGCGGTAACATCGCAACTGGTGATGCTGCACTGGCATTGCTTGATGCGGGTGCGGATGCAGTGAAAGTGGGTATCGGTCCTGGTTCGATCTGTACTACACGTATTGTTGCCGGTATCGGTATGCCACAAATCTCTGCAATTGATTCAGTGGCGAATGCATTGAAAGAACAAATTCCATTGATTGCTGATGGCGGTATCCGTTTCTCTGGTGACATGGCCAAAGCGATTGGCGCTGGCGCAAGCACCATCATGGTCGGTTCATTAATGGCCGGTACTGAAGAAGCGCCAGGTGAAGTTGAGTTCTTCCAGGGCCGTTATTATAAAGCTTACCGTGGTATGGGCTCACTGGGTGCAATGGCGGGTGCAACAGGTTCTGCTGACCGTTACTTCCAGGACTCTAAAGCGGGTGCTGAGAAACTGGTTCCGGAAGGTATCGAAGGCCGCGTACCGTACAAAGGCCCTATGGGTAACATCGTGCATCAAATGATGGGCGGGCTGCGTTCTGCGATGGGTTATACCGGTTCAGCAACCATTGATGACCTGCGCCAAAATGCGAAATTCGTGAAAATTACTTCTGCGGGTATGTCTGAATCACACGTTCATGATGTCACCATTACCAAAGAAGCACCGAACTATCGTATGGGTTAA